From a region of the Nitrospira sp. genome:
- a CDS encoding PAS domain S-box protein, which translates to MEADQGHALLERSLALSSKEMQDLYAQLKQTSETQLAQERNKLQAVLHALGDGLCVVDAAWKIQMMNPHAEQLLGEAAHALGDRPVYRMISPGPEEYREHCLITDATLPTLASGEPYRTDDGLLVRTDGQFVPISLVVTPMLSNGTVTGAVLVFRDISQEKRVERERQQTEGLLRRIQAGLSEVAKSPQVYGGNLQEAFQAVTRVAAECLHAARVSIWFFTADRSAIQCVNLYQLTTREHSQGLELSAIAYPRYFQELDTERIVSADDAQADPRTAEFAEGYLAPLGITSMLDVPILSEGRMIGVICHEHIGPMRRWTREEQHFATSIANAVALAIEAADRRKVEQALRTSEERLTMTVQSANIGIWDWDLKSNVVYLSPEWKRQLGYEDHELGNTFAEWKSRLHPEDYDRVWNTIEAYLLARPSRFELEHRLRHKNGSYRWILGRGTAIKSDAALSNRMVGINIDVTDQKSAEETLRHAKETAEAVSRAKSQFLANMSHEIRTPMNGVLGMADLLLRCALGHRERHLAESIHRSGTVLLAIINDILDFSKIEAGKLQLEAIPFEVRRTIQEAVDLLGPAAQKKQLTLSWQIDRDIPGYLLGDPIRLRQIVVNLVGNAVKFTEQGSIKVCVALEDQRGDLHGLSVTVHDTGIGIAPEVQAHIFDAFSQADGSTTRKYGGTGLGLAIVKQLVTLMGGNIELWSHPGKGSIFGFTAYFAQCNPVHSPVLSPILGGHEVESENVDHQPVGSAEVRILLVEDNPVNREVAYGMLEAFNCLIDTAENGREAVAATAVTDYALVFMDCQMPEMDGLAATRLIREHEAQRVGDIGIRRVPIVALTAHAMQGDRDLCLAAGMDDYLTKPYTPSQLEHVLARWLPRGKAEPVEGCGVTPSSPSLETCGRQPTVPQRVGTRDDTRVDVTIIDQAALAAIRELQRPGHPDIFARILSEYIDASPAMIDRIRRAVLSKNAAELRASAHCLKSSSAQLGASVLAADCRELELMGAGQDLDRAHEILSELEQHYTAVCTAFQAELEKGRSAA; encoded by the coding sequence ATGGAAGCCGATCAAGGTCATGCGCTCCTGGAACGATCGCTGGCCCTCTCTTCAAAGGAGATGCAGGATCTCTATGCGCAACTCAAACAAACCAGCGAAACTCAGCTCGCACAGGAGCGAAACAAACTCCAGGCGGTTTTGCACGCGCTGGGAGATGGACTGTGCGTCGTGGATGCGGCGTGGAAGATTCAGATGATGAATCCCCACGCCGAGCAACTGTTGGGAGAAGCCGCGCATGCCCTAGGCGATCGTCCTGTCTATCGGATGATCTCTCCGGGACCCGAAGAATACCGAGAACACTGTCTCATCACCGATGCCACGCTGCCGACGCTTGCCTCCGGCGAACCGTACCGAACGGACGATGGTTTGTTGGTGAGAACGGACGGTCAGTTTGTGCCCATCTCGCTGGTCGTGACCCCCATGCTTTCGAATGGCACCGTCACCGGCGCGGTGCTCGTGTTCAGAGACATCAGTCAGGAGAAGCGGGTAGAGCGAGAGCGGCAACAGACCGAAGGCCTTCTTCGTCGAATTCAGGCGGGGTTGTCGGAAGTGGCCAAAAGCCCGCAAGTCTACGGGGGTAATCTTCAAGAAGCATTTCAAGCCGTCACACGCGTGGCAGCGGAGTGTCTTCATGCAGCGAGAGTCAGTATCTGGTTCTTTACGGCGGATCGGTCCGCCATTCAGTGCGTCAATCTCTATCAATTGACCACTCGAGAACATTCCCAAGGCCTCGAACTGTCGGCGATCGCATATCCCCGGTATTTTCAGGAGCTGGATACCGAGCGAATCGTATCAGCCGATGATGCGCAAGCCGATCCGAGGACTGCGGAATTTGCCGAGGGGTATTTGGCGCCGCTGGGGATTACGTCCATGCTCGACGTTCCGATTCTCTCGGAAGGCAGGATGATCGGTGTGATCTGTCATGAGCATATCGGCCCTATGCGACGTTGGACGCGCGAAGAGCAACATTTCGCCACGTCCATCGCCAATGCGGTGGCTTTAGCCATCGAGGCTGCCGATAGACGGAAGGTTGAGCAGGCGTTGCGAACCAGTGAAGAACGGCTGACGATGACGGTCCAGAGCGCGAACATTGGGATTTGGGACTGGGATTTGAAATCGAATGTTGTGTATCTCTCGCCTGAATGGAAGCGGCAACTTGGGTATGAGGATCACGAGTTGGGCAATACATTCGCGGAGTGGAAAAGCCGGCTCCACCCTGAGGATTACGACCGTGTTTGGAATACCATCGAGGCGTATTTGCTCGCACGGCCATCTCGATTCGAACTTGAGCATCGTCTTCGTCATAAGAACGGCTCCTATCGGTGGATTCTTGGGCGCGGGACTGCGATCAAGAGCGACGCTGCGTTGTCGAACCGTATGGTCGGAATCAATATCGATGTCACTGATCAAAAATCGGCAGAAGAAACGCTTCGTCATGCCAAGGAAACTGCCGAGGCCGTCAGTCGCGCCAAGAGTCAGTTCCTGGCAAACATGAGTCACGAAATTCGCACTCCCATGAACGGAGTGTTGGGCATGGCGGATCTTTTGCTGCGATGTGCGCTTGGTCACAGAGAGCGGCATTTGGCGGAATCGATCCACCGATCCGGCACGGTATTACTCGCCATCATCAACGACATTTTGGACTTTTCGAAGATCGAGGCCGGGAAACTGCAGCTTGAGGCGATTCCCTTCGAAGTTCGTCGGACGATCCAGGAAGCGGTTGATCTGTTAGGACCGGCAGCGCAGAAGAAACAGCTGACACTTTCCTGGCAGATCGACCGTGATATCCCTGGGTATCTGCTCGGCGATCCGATCCGGCTGAGACAAATCGTCGTGAATCTGGTCGGAAATGCCGTCAAATTCACGGAACAGGGAAGCATTAAGGTATGTGTTGCTCTTGAGGATCAGAGGGGGGATCTGCACGGACTATCCGTTACGGTCCATGATACCGGCATCGGCATTGCTCCCGAAGTTCAAGCCCACATCTTCGACGCATTTTCCCAGGCCGATGGTTCGACCACCAGGAAATACGGTGGGACCGGCTTGGGGCTCGCAATCGTCAAGCAGCTTGTCACATTGATGGGTGGAAACATCGAGCTCTGGAGTCATCCGGGTAAGGGGTCTATCTTCGGGTTTACCGCCTATTTCGCGCAATGCAATCCCGTTCACAGCCCGGTGTTATCTCCCATCTTAGGAGGACATGAGGTTGAGTCTGAAAACGTCGATCATCAACCGGTCGGATCCGCCGAAGTGCGCATTCTGCTGGTTGAGGACAACCCGGTGAACCGCGAGGTCGCGTACGGCATGCTGGAAGCGTTCAATTGCCTGATCGATACCGCTGAGAACGGGCGAGAAGCGGTCGCAGCAACAGCCGTGACGGACTATGCGCTCGTCTTCATGGATTGCCAGATGCCTGAGATGGACGGTCTTGCCGCAACCCGGTTGATCAGAGAACATGAAGCCCAGCGAGTGGGGGATATAGGCATCCGCCGGGTGCCGATCGTGGCTCTGACGGCGCATGCGATGCAGGGAGACCGGGACCTTTGCCTGGCCGCCGGCATGGACGACTACCTGACGAAACCCTATACACCTTCACAACTCGAACATGTATTGGCTCGTTGGCTGCCGAGGGGGAAAGCCGAGCCAGTAGAAGGGTGCGGCGTAACGCCGAGTTCGCCATCGCTGGAGACGTGTGGCCGACAACCAACCGTTCCTCAGAGAGTGGGGACTCGTGATGACACACGTGTTGACGTGACGATCATCGATCAAGCGGCGTTGGCTGCCATCCGCGAATTGCAACGGCCTGGCCACCCGGACATCTTCGCTCGCATCTTGTCTGAATACATCGACGCGTCACCAGCGATGATCGATCGGATACGCCGCGCTGTCCTGTCAAAGAATGCGGCTGAGTTGCGGGCTTCCGCGCATTGTCTGAAGTCGAGCAGCGCCCAACTCGGAGCCTCCGTTCTAGCTGCCGACTGTCGCGAATTGGAACTGATGGGTGCCGGTCAAGATCTGGATCGTGCTCACGAAATCTTGAGCGAACTCGAGCAACATTACACGGCTGTGTGTACCGCCTTTCAAGCAGAGCTGGAGAAGGGGAGGTCCGCAGCATGA
- a CDS encoding TIGR00645 family protein — protein MSDARLSESRETLSSPKPSHSASNQVEAVFEAVVFASRWIQAPLYAGLIVAELLYAYKFLLELWEMVIHINQMNETVFMLGVLGLIDVTMVANLLTMVVIGGYATFVSKLDLEQHPDRPDWLTHVDPGTIKIKLAASLIGISSIHLLKAFVDVANENPEHIKWKIFIHMTFLASAILLAWTDKIMQKDKKH, from the coding sequence ATGTCCGACGCTCGTTTGTCCGAATCCCGAGAGACACTTTCATCACCTAAGCCCTCTCACTCAGCCAGCAATCAGGTCGAGGCGGTGTTCGAGGCGGTCGTCTTCGCCAGTCGATGGATTCAAGCACCGCTCTATGCCGGCCTCATCGTCGCGGAACTGCTGTACGCCTACAAATTTCTCCTCGAGCTCTGGGAAATGGTAATCCACATCAACCAAATGAATGAAACCGTGTTCATGCTAGGAGTCTTGGGTTTGATTGACGTGACCATGGTGGCCAATTTGCTGACCATGGTCGTGATCGGCGGGTACGCAACGTTCGTCAGCAAGCTGGATTTGGAACAGCATCCGGACCGCCCGGATTGGCTCACACACGTCGATCCCGGGACGATCAAAATCAAACTCGCGGCCTCGCTGATAGGGATCTCCAGCATTCATCTCCTGAAAGCCTTCGTCGACGTGGCGAACGAGAACCCTGAACATATCAAGTGGAAAATCTTTATCCACATGACTTTCTTGGCCTCGGCCATCCTCTTGGCCTGGACCGATAAGATCATGCAGAAAGACAAGAAGCACTGA
- a CDS encoding response regulator: MMEEHCPTVLIIDDDSVARLLAREALEQSGWLVEEAEHGRRGLEVFVRTRPDLVLLDIMMPEMDGFAVCAELRRLPEGMHTPVLIMTGLEDYQSVTQAYDAGATDFIVKPINGLLLKHRVRYMLRAGQAMQELRDSQDKLVQARDGALEGARLKSEFLATISHEIRTPMNGIIGMDELLLETELTPEQRDCAETIRLSAKALLEIVNDILDFSKLESGRVMLIREEFVLSAVINENLALFQERSEEKGLLLRHEIASTVPMKLWGDPVRIGRLLSVLLSNAVKFTERGEVWLRVQLVAPSSGELSSGLQPGASRIRFLVSDTGIGISKSAAYRLFQPFVQADGSDRRRYGGTGLGLALAKQLVELMGGTLEFESEPGKGSQFWFDLSLARASDSRKPAFEPGNALVMMKDVVSQTVLVRTLEKLGCRVQTVISVEELRSLRPIPTPLLLFADFDRVVDETERMNVLQLKERLPSLHIVALGRGLSDSDLPANRTCHIDGYLDGPLTVEAIKSVTASWVPEVLSR, from the coding sequence ATGATGGAAGAGCATTGCCCGACCGTTCTGATCATCGACGATGATTCCGTCGCGCGATTGCTGGCCCGTGAAGCGCTTGAGCAATCAGGCTGGTTGGTTGAAGAGGCCGAACATGGTCGACGAGGGCTTGAGGTGTTCGTCAGGACCCGTCCTGATCTGGTGCTGTTGGACATCATGATGCCTGAAATGGATGGATTTGCCGTCTGTGCCGAGTTGCGGCGGTTGCCGGAAGGCATGCATACACCTGTACTCATCATGACAGGGCTGGAAGACTATCAGTCCGTTACTCAAGCGTATGATGCCGGAGCTACCGATTTCATCGTCAAGCCGATCAATGGCCTGTTGCTGAAACACCGGGTGCGATACATGTTACGAGCCGGTCAAGCCATGCAAGAATTGCGGGACAGCCAGGACAAGCTGGTTCAGGCTCGAGACGGGGCTCTTGAAGGGGCTCGGTTGAAATCTGAATTTCTTGCCACGATCAGCCATGAGATTCGTACTCCAATGAACGGCATTATCGGGATGGATGAATTGTTGCTTGAGACCGAGCTGACGCCGGAGCAGCGGGATTGTGCCGAGACGATTCGGCTGTCCGCCAAAGCCTTGCTCGAAATCGTGAACGATATCTTGGACTTTTCCAAATTGGAATCAGGGCGAGTCATGCTCATCCGGGAGGAATTTGTGTTGAGTGCGGTGATCAACGAGAATCTCGCTCTGTTTCAAGAGCGGTCGGAAGAGAAAGGTCTTCTCCTTCGTCACGAAATCGCATCGACGGTGCCGATGAAGCTCTGGGGCGATCCGGTCCGTATCGGCCGTCTTCTATCGGTATTGCTCAGCAACGCTGTGAAATTTACCGAGCGGGGAGAGGTTTGGTTGCGTGTCCAACTGGTTGCGCCATCGTCCGGCGAGTTGTCGTCTGGGCTGCAACCAGGGGCCAGCCGTATCCGATTTCTCGTCAGTGACACCGGGATCGGGATCAGTAAGTCGGCTGCCTACCGATTGTTCCAGCCGTTTGTGCAAGCAGACGGGTCCGATCGACGCAGGTATGGCGGGACCGGGTTGGGATTGGCACTCGCCAAACAGCTCGTCGAGCTGATGGGCGGAACGCTGGAATTCGAAAGTGAGCCCGGGAAAGGAAGCCAATTTTGGTTTGATTTATCGCTTGCTCGAGCCAGTGATAGTCGGAAGCCGGCTTTCGAGCCTGGGAATGCGCTGGTCATGATGAAAGACGTGGTCAGTCAGACCGTTCTTGTGAGAACGTTAGAAAAACTCGGCTGTCGAGTTCAAACGGTCATTTCCGTGGAGGAACTGAGAAGTCTACGCCCCATACCGACACCGCTGTTGCTATTTGCGGATTTCGACCGGGTGGTCGATGAGACGGAACGCATGAACGTGCTGCAACTCAAGGAACGTTTACCAAGCCTTCACATAGTCGCCCTCGGGCGCGGGCTATCCGACAGCGATCTTCCTGCCAATAGGACGTGTCACATCGACGGATATCTCGATGGACCACTCACTGTCGAAGCGATCAAGTCTGTGACCGCCTCGTGGGTTCCTGAAGTACTCTCACGCTAG
- a CDS encoding PAS domain S-box protein, with protein MGSPSNTDRALSVELAQLRHQVLELQQALANAGQDHLLAQAWALGAAQVGTWEWEVSTNRVILSLETERIFGLLPGSFDGTYQGFIALVHPEDRQPFSAAMATAVEDRTFYRIEHRIMTPRGTIRWVACRGRAMCNGNKPVAGMVGTIEDITACQQSEPVQQGIQETLEAHVREHATGSEQAVLDLKKEIERRQQAESALRASELSYQSLYEQNPFMYFTLTPDGTVLSVNRFGADQLGYPKEDLIGQSILNVLDPKDQQTVLSQLKACAATPYSPLQWEVQKIRSDGTRLWVKERARAIHDQTGRIFVLVVCEDITERRRAQTQLHEASRLLYTLVEESAFPLVRLDREGRVISWNHAATRLFGWSEEEVLGRELPYVPPGEEATADALWQAGINGELAGPVELRRRRKDGQILDLLLWPVCVHDEFGQLSMAVGLYVDLSDLRRAEEAKVKSEARLRSFLDALDDLAFEFDRDGRYLNVWTRNEDKLLLPKQDLIGRHVTDVFGPEAGAHYLTAIRQVVDTGETATVEYIVPLEGALRHFAGTLTLIPASGEHQATVGCIVRDITESRLAEEQVRESEMRWRALYEHAGVGIAQLDLDGRFLRVNSHLCGMLGYSLETMFRTRFQELTHPDDLAANLDYLDELLEGKRPSYSMEKRYRRSDNTWTWVDLTVSLVRNASGNPAYFIAVVQHIDDRKQAETHLRKSEQAIRSLHEATSHPGLTFDQRIQTVLEIGCRRFHLPIGFVTSVRGDQLELTHVWPSNGSFTPGMRMPLSQTCCGETLKANDVVCFNHVGASAWSNHPGYKNLGLECYIGTTLIDQERPHGTICFMGPEPSPNRFSQADKDFLQLMARWISGELLRRDSEQALKEQEALLRAVIETATDAIFMKDGDGRYRFINSAGALVIGKSTTEIIGKSDDAIFPPAIATRLMADDQKVFSGAVQRQFEEILPMKGESRTFYSIKTPHRDRTGRIVGLVGVSRDMTHVKRAEQALRLTQIAVDRSADLVFWIDKSARFLYVNDASCQRLGYTHEELLRMTVADIDPDHQMDRWPEHWEELRRSGRLRFESRHRAQSGETYPVEVVANFVAVEGREYNFAFVRDISERKRSYSLLQAAINSVADGLLVIDRQGTVTSVNQRFLHLWNIPHTLADNRDDAALLAFMADQLRDPQAFLRKVRELYTYREQESFDVLEFNDGRVFERFSRPQILAGEIVGRVWSFRDITEQKRAEKALRDSELRLQHFVAEAPVGLCILDQDWCTICANKALCELTGYEEHEIVGSTYALYTHPDDLSANIVLTDEFFRGVRSSYAYEKRYIRKSGEIIWVSVKATRIELSDKTGPFLLAAIQDITERKLATEEREQLSRDLHDNILQALYAVGMQLEAGKLSLGRSTRRSKAHMTQAVTQLNNLMVDVRRFIAPLTQRTPAKLDFGQALEQLTASMTGADHTTPELDIKTPVLSFITPQLGEQLLSIAREALSNSMRHARASRRWVCLSLMDNTIRLVIGDDGVGFAPKRKRRTGHGLSNMAARARRLLATFALDSTPGLGTTITVDIPLKKGTVYE; from the coding sequence ATGGGTTCGCCATCGAATACTGATCGGGCACTGTCCGTCGAACTTGCCCAGTTACGGCATCAAGTCCTCGAACTGCAGCAGGCTTTAGCCAATGCAGGACAAGACCATCTCCTCGCACAAGCGTGGGCGCTTGGGGCTGCCCAGGTCGGAACATGGGAATGGGAAGTCAGCACGAATCGTGTCATCTTGTCCTTGGAAACCGAACGGATCTTCGGCCTTCTTCCCGGATCCTTCGACGGCACCTATCAAGGATTCATCGCCCTCGTCCACCCAGAGGACCGTCAGCCGTTCAGCGCCGCCATGGCGACGGCAGTGGAAGACCGGACGTTCTATCGCATCGAACATCGCATCATGACTCCGCGTGGAACCATCCGGTGGGTTGCGTGCCGCGGCCGGGCCATGTGCAACGGGAACAAACCCGTGGCGGGCATGGTCGGCACTATTGAAGATATCACCGCGTGTCAACAGTCGGAACCGGTCCAACAAGGCATTCAAGAAACACTTGAAGCACATGTCCGTGAACACGCGACAGGATCAGAACAGGCCGTGCTCGATCTCAAGAAAGAAATCGAGCGGAGACAACAGGCTGAATCAGCGCTCAGGGCCAGTGAGCTATCCTACCAATCGCTGTATGAGCAGAACCCCTTCATGTACTTCACGCTGACTCCCGACGGGACCGTGTTATCCGTGAACCGCTTTGGTGCGGATCAACTCGGATATCCCAAAGAGGACCTCATCGGCCAATCGATCCTGAACGTGCTTGACCCAAAGGATCAGCAGACCGTGTTGTCACAACTCAAAGCCTGTGCGGCCACTCCATACTCGCCTTTACAGTGGGAAGTTCAAAAGATCAGGAGCGACGGAACACGGCTGTGGGTCAAAGAGCGGGCGCGCGCGATTCACGACCAAACCGGCCGCATCTTTGTGCTCGTCGTCTGTGAAGACATCACCGAGCGTAGGCGGGCTCAAACCCAGCTGCATGAAGCCTCGCGTTTGCTCTATACGCTTGTCGAAGAATCGGCATTCCCACTCGTCCGTCTTGATCGAGAAGGACGGGTGATCAGCTGGAACCATGCTGCCACACGCCTGTTCGGCTGGTCTGAAGAGGAGGTGTTGGGGCGTGAACTCCCTTATGTTCCCCCGGGTGAGGAAGCAACGGCCGATGCATTATGGCAAGCGGGGATCAACGGAGAGTTGGCCGGCCCGGTGGAGCTCAGACGCCGACGAAAGGACGGTCAGATACTCGACCTCCTCCTTTGGCCCGTCTGCGTCCATGACGAGTTCGGACAGCTCTCGATGGCCGTCGGCTTGTATGTCGATCTCTCGGACCTGAGACGAGCCGAGGAAGCCAAGGTCAAGAGCGAAGCTCGCCTCCGTTCATTCCTGGACGCTCTGGACGACTTGGCGTTTGAATTCGACCGGGACGGGAGATATCTCAACGTGTGGACCCGGAACGAAGATAAACTTCTTCTTCCCAAACAAGATCTCATCGGCAGACACGTCACGGATGTCTTCGGACCTGAAGCCGGCGCGCATTATCTCACCGCGATTCGTCAGGTCGTCGATACAGGCGAAACAGCCACGGTTGAATACATCGTACCGTTGGAAGGGGCTTTACGACACTTTGCCGGGACCTTAACACTCATCCCGGCGAGTGGGGAACATCAGGCCACAGTGGGTTGCATCGTACGCGACATCACCGAAAGTCGCCTCGCCGAAGAGCAAGTTCGGGAGAGCGAGATGCGCTGGAGAGCGCTCTATGAACATGCGGGAGTCGGAATTGCCCAGCTCGACTTAGACGGACGGTTTCTCAGAGTAAATTCGCACCTGTGCGGGATGTTGGGGTATTCGTTGGAGACGATGTTCCGGACGAGGTTTCAAGAACTCACACATCCCGATGACCTCGCAGCCAATCTTGACTATCTTGACGAATTGCTCGAGGGAAAACGTCCTTCCTACTCGATGGAAAAGCGGTATCGTCGGAGCGACAACACCTGGACATGGGTCGACTTGACCGTTTCGCTTGTCCGGAATGCCTCAGGCAATCCGGCCTATTTCATCGCCGTTGTTCAGCATATCGATGATCGAAAGCAGGCAGAAACCCATTTGCGAAAAAGCGAACAGGCAATCCGATCGTTGCATGAAGCCACGTCACATCCCGGGCTCACCTTCGACCAGCGCATTCAAACCGTCTTGGAGATCGGCTGTCGCCGTTTTCACCTCCCCATCGGCTTCGTCACCAGTGTTCGCGGCGATCAACTGGAGCTGACGCACGTTTGGCCGTCAAATGGCTCTTTCACGCCCGGCATGCGCATGCCGTTGTCTCAGACCTGTTGTGGCGAGACGTTGAAGGCGAATGATGTCGTGTGCTTTAACCATGTCGGAGCCTCAGCGTGGTCCAACCATCCCGGCTATAAGAACCTCGGACTTGAATGCTACATCGGCACCACATTGATCGATCAAGAGCGGCCACACGGCACAATCTGTTTTATGGGACCCGAGCCTTCTCCCAACCGCTTTAGCCAAGCCGACAAGGATTTTTTACAACTCATGGCGCGCTGGATCAGTGGAGAACTCCTGCGAAGAGACTCTGAACAAGCCTTGAAAGAACAAGAAGCGCTTTTACGGGCGGTCATCGAAACGGCGACTGACGCGATTTTCATGAAAGATGGCGATGGACGCTACCGGTTCATCAATTCAGCCGGAGCGCTGGTCATTGGAAAGTCTACCACCGAAATTATTGGGAAGAGCGATGACGCAATCTTTCCTCCGGCCATCGCAACGCGTCTCATGGCCGATGATCAAAAGGTTTTTTCTGGAGCTGTGCAGCGACAATTTGAGGAGATTCTTCCGATGAAGGGAGAATCTCGGACTTTCTATTCGATCAAAACCCCTCACCGGGATCGGACCGGCCGGATCGTCGGCTTGGTCGGCGTGTCACGTGACATGACCCACGTCAAACGTGCTGAGCAAGCCCTGCGTCTCACCCAGATCGCTGTCGACCGGTCCGCCGACCTCGTCTTTTGGATCGACAAATCAGCGCGCTTTCTCTACGTCAACGACGCGTCCTGTCAGCGGTTGGGGTACACACATGAAGAACTCCTCCGCATGACCGTTGCCGATATCGATCCCGATCATCAGATGGACCGGTGGCCTGAACATTGGGAAGAGCTGCGCCGGTCAGGCCGCCTCCGCTTCGAATCACGACACCGTGCTCAATCGGGAGAAACCTATCCCGTCGAAGTTGTCGCCAATTTCGTTGCCGTCGAAGGCCGTGAATACAACTTCGCCTTCGTTCGCGACATCTCCGAGCGGAAACGCTCGTATTCACTCCTGCAAGCCGCCATCAACTCAGTCGCCGACGGTTTACTCGTCATCGATCGACAAGGTACGGTGACGAGTGTCAACCAGCGCTTCCTACATCTATGGAATATTCCACACACACTGGCCGATAACCGAGACGACGCGGCATTGCTGGCGTTTATGGCGGACCAACTTCGGGACCCTCAAGCCTTCTTGAGGAAGGTTCGCGAGCTCTATACGTATCGTGAACAAGAAAGCTTCGATGTGCTCGAATTCAACGATGGACGCGTCTTCGAGCGCTTTTCACGACCTCAGATTCTCGCCGGGGAAATCGTCGGCCGTGTCTGGAGTTTTCGTGATATTACCGAGCAGAAGCGCGCCGAGAAAGCGCTACGTGATAGCGAGCTGAGGCTCCAGCATTTTGTCGCGGAAGCTCCGGTCGGGCTGTGTATTCTGGATCAAGACTGGTGCACGATCTGCGCCAACAAAGCCTTGTGTGAGTTAACGGGGTATGAAGAGCATGAAATCGTCGGAAGCACGTACGCCCTATATACGCATCCGGATGATCTCTCGGCCAACATCGTATTGACGGATGAGTTTTTTCGAGGAGTCCGATCGAGCTACGCCTATGAAAAACGGTACATTAGGAAATCAGGTGAAATCATTTGGGTCTCAGTCAAGGCGACCCGTATCGAGTTATCAGACAAAACCGGACCCTTTCTCCTTGCCGCAATTCAGGATATCACCGAGCGCAAGCTGGCGACTGAAGAACGAGAGCAATTGAGCCGGGATCTGCACGATAACATTTTGCAAGCGCTCTATGCCGTCGGTATGCAGCTGGAGGCCGGCAAGCTCTCCTTGGGACGCTCCACCCGCCGGTCGAAAGCGCATATGACTCAAGCCGTCACCCAACTCAACAACCTCATGGTCGATGTTCGGCGCTTCATTGCCCCATTGACCCAACGGACGCCCGCGAAGTTGGACTTCGGACAAGCACTGGAACAACTGACCGCTTCGATGACAGGCGCCGACCATACCACACCTGAGCTGGACATCAAGACCCCCGTCCTGTCCTTCATCACTCCCCAACTGGGAGAGCAACTCCTCAGTATCGCACGCGAGGCTCTCAGCAATAGCATGCGCCATGCTCGTGCCTCCCGTCGATGGGTGTGTCTGAGTCTGATGGATAATACGATCCGTTTAGTCATCGGTGACGACGGCGTCGGCTTTGCTCCCAAGCGCAAGCGTCGCACGGGTCACGGACTCAGCAATATGGCAGCCCGCGCCAGACGCCTCCTTGCCACGTTTGCTCTCGATAGCACGCCGGGGCTGGGCACAACTATTACCGTGGATATTCCATTGAAAAAGGGCACTGTCTATGAATAG
- a CDS encoding response regulator transcription factor, with protein MNRSPLIRLVIVDDHEVVRIGLCAVLNLTPGMKVVGQGKRMEEAKKLCLRLKPDLVLLDIRLPDGSGVDAAREILTKCPQTRVLFLTSFADDHTVLEAILAGAHGYILKDIASKALVRAIRTVASGQALIDPRLTKHTLEWLKNLYSEPGQSKRPLLSPQEQRLLPLVARGLTNKEIAHDLRLSEKTIKNYLSNIYSKLSIGRRSQIAAFYAGSFKGSGSQLPLDTP; from the coding sequence ATGAATAGATCCCCACTGATTCGGCTGGTCATCGTGGATGATCATGAAGTGGTGCGCATCGGTCTCTGTGCTGTCCTCAATCTCACACCCGGGATGAAGGTCGTGGGCCAGGGAAAGCGAATGGAGGAAGCAAAAAAACTCTGTCTCCGGCTCAAGCCGGATCTCGTGCTGCTGGACATCCGATTACCGGACGGGAGCGGGGTGGACGCCGCCCGCGAAATTCTTACGAAGTGTCCTCAAACCCGTGTACTGTTCCTGACGAGTTTTGCGGATGATCATACCGTGTTGGAAGCGATTCTCGCCGGCGCTCACGGATACATCCTCAAAGACATCGCTTCCAAGGCTCTCGTGCGTGCCATTCGGACCGTGGCTTCCGGACAAGCGCTCATTGACCCGCGGTTGACAAAACATACGTTGGAATGGCTGAAGAATCTGTACAGTGAGCCGGGGCAATCGAAACGCCCGCTCCTTTCTCCTCAGGAGCAACGGCTCCTGCCCTTGGTAGCGAGAGGCCTGACGAATAAAGAGATCGCGCATGATCTACGGCTGAGCGAAAAGACCATCAAGAACTACCTCTCAAATATCTATTCAAAGCTGAGTATCGGACGACGGTCGCAGATTGCCGCCTTCTATGCCGGAAGTTTTAAAGGCTCTGGTTCGCAATTACCCCTGGACACTCCCTAA